Proteins from a genomic interval of uncultured Desulfuromusa sp.:
- a CDS encoding C-GCAxxG-C-C family protein — protein sequence MDRRTAIKVLGLTTGAFSINASNVLAAKEEATNEIPESPYYGPAQIHEGHAMRVRWPYAELDPDEVAQRAYHNYWAGECMYGVTAAVVDTLREEIGGPYHAFPSMASLYGLGGVLGWATLCGALNGAAMVATLIAENPNAVVNDIYAYYTYEKLPDHFPAQRRFPDVEIVRTIANSPLCHASVTNWCKESGYQAFAEERKERCALVDASVARYLVTALNRDFNGEFVAAYPLPESVQNCRSCHGKVSDMQNTRGKMECLACHQDKATDHF from the coding sequence ATGGACAGACGGACCGCGATTAAAGTATTGGGGTTAACAACTGGAGCCTTCAGCATAAACGCTTCAAATGTGCTTGCTGCCAAAGAGGAGGCGACTAACGAAATTCCGGAGTCTCCCTATTACGGCCCGGCACAGATTCATGAAGGACATGCCATGCGTGTCCGTTGGCCTTATGCAGAGCTGGATCCAGACGAGGTCGCTCAGCGTGCATACCACAACTATTGGGCCGGTGAGTGCATGTACGGTGTGACAGCTGCAGTTGTAGATACCTTGCGTGAGGAAATTGGTGGCCCCTATCATGCATTTCCTTCGATGGCTTCTTTGTACGGACTCGGCGGTGTACTGGGCTGGGCCACATTGTGTGGGGCGCTGAATGGTGCCGCGATGGTAGCAACCTTGATCGCAGAGAATCCTAATGCGGTGGTTAATGATATTTATGCTTATTACACCTATGAAAAACTGCCCGACCATTTTCCTGCCCAACGCCGGTTCCCTGATGTCGAAATCGTTCGCACCATCGCTAACTCACCGTTATGCCATGCTTCGGTGACCAACTGGTGCAAGGAATCCGGATACCAGGCTTTTGCTGAAGAACGGAAAGAACGCTGTGCACTGGTCGATGCCTCTGTCGCCAGATATCTGGTGACAGCATTGAACCGGGATTTTAATGGCGAATTTGTTGCTGCCTATCCGCTGCCTGAATCGGTTCAAAACTGCCGTAGTTGCCACGGTAAAGTCAGTGATATGCAGAATACACGCGGTAAAATGGAATGTCTTGCCTGCCATCAAGATAAGGCCACTGACCACTTTTAA
- a CDS encoding MFS transporter, giving the protein MRPFMSSPQRNIKKLYAFSFLQMSLFPMAIITLFWKDKIGLSLTQILLLQGIFAVAMVIMEYPSGYISDRIGYRKALNYAALLGIVGWGLYTVADSFTGVLIAEIILGISMSFISGSDSALLFESLKGTDDEQHYASHQGRMNGAGQIGEASGAVFAGVLYAMTPLLPFLIQTAVWVLIFFLTRTLIEPQRTTKAPASHLSEAWQSTRYALLENKRLRYTILLNLVLGLSSFYPVWLIQPYMQDSGVPVTWFGPIWAIANLSVALFALASHRFHLKLGDGRMVILFSLLIVAGYLGLGLNGGLWGFVFYYLLTSMRGLRGPMLLNHAQQEIPSANRAGILSLQSLCFRFAFICTGPLIGRIADNLGVQQTFLILCYAFCLTLPPVVWLFLQHSGKGARNEAPEESRE; this is encoded by the coding sequence ATGCGACCGTTCATGAGCTCCCCGCAAAGAAACATAAAAAAACTATACGCCTTCTCGTTTCTGCAGATGAGCCTGTTCCCGATGGCGATCATCACCCTGTTCTGGAAGGACAAGATCGGGTTGAGTTTGACTCAGATTCTGCTGTTGCAGGGGATCTTCGCCGTGGCCATGGTGATCATGGAATACCCTTCGGGTTATATCAGCGACCGGATCGGCTACCGTAAGGCCCTGAATTACGCGGCCCTGCTCGGCATAGTCGGCTGGGGCCTCTACACCGTCGCCGATTCCTTTACCGGAGTTCTGATCGCGGAAATCATCCTCGGTATCTCCATGTCTTTCATCAGCGGATCGGATAGCGCTCTGCTGTTCGAAAGTCTCAAGGGAACTGACGACGAGCAACACTATGCCAGCCACCAGGGACGAATGAACGGCGCCGGACAGATTGGTGAAGCCAGCGGAGCGGTGTTTGCCGGAGTCCTCTACGCGATGACTCCACTGCTGCCGTTCCTGATCCAGACAGCGGTCTGGGTCCTGATCTTTTTTCTGACCAGAACCCTGATTGAGCCGCAACGAACAACAAAAGCGCCGGCCAGCCATCTGTCAGAAGCATGGCAATCCACCCGTTACGCCCTTTTGGAAAACAAACGACTCCGCTACACCATCCTTCTCAATCTGGTGCTTGGGCTCTCATCTTTCTATCCGGTCTGGCTGATTCAGCCCTACATGCAGGATAGCGGCGTCCCGGTCACCTGGTTCGGGCCAATCTGGGCTATCGCCAACCTGAGCGTTGCCCTGTTTGCCCTGGCCAGCCATCGCTTCCATCTCAAACTGGGTGACGGTCGCATGGTGATCCTGTTCAGCCTATTGATTGTTGCCGGTTATCTGGGATTGGGTTTGAATGGCGGGCTCTGGGGCTTTGTCTTTTATTATTTGCTCACCAGTATGCGCGGGCTACGCGGACCGATGCTGCTGAATCATGCACAACAGGAGATCCCTTCGGCCAACCGCGCCGGAATTCTTTCTCTGCAGTCGCTCTGTTTTCGCTTCGCCTTTATCTGTACAGGACCACTGATCGGCAGGATAGCCGATAATTTGGGAGTTCAACAGACGTTTCTGATCCTCTGTTACGCCTTTTGTCTCACTTTACCGCCAGTGGTCTGGTTATTCCTGCAACACTCAGGTAAAGGTGCTCGTAACGAAGCTCCGGAAGAAAGCCGGGAATAA